The proteins below come from a single Rosa rugosa chromosome 2, drRosRugo1.1, whole genome shotgun sequence genomic window:
- the LOC133732943 gene encoding DNA-directed RNA polymerases II and V subunit 8A-like: MVDRLFEDIFQILQLNPDGKKFDKVTRIEAKSETCEMFMHLDVNTEVYPMKEGEKFSMALTSTLNLDGTPDTGYFTPGNRKTLADEYEYVMQGKLFKISEGSKRDPKAEVNASFAGLLMMLKGESSQFKNFELDQRLFLLIRKL; this comes from the exons ATGGTTGATCGTCTTTTTGAGGATATCTTTCAAATACTACAGTTAAACCCAGATGGAAAAAAGTTTGATAAGG TTACTCGAATTGAAGCAAAAAGTGAGACATGCGAGATGTTCATGCACCTAGATGTGAATACAGAGGTGTATCCCATGAAGGAAGGTGAGAAGTTCTCAATGGCTCTAACTTCTACACTCAACTTGGATGGAACACCTGACACTGGCTATTTCACTCCG GGAAATCGCAAGACGTTGGCCGATGAATATGAGTACGTCATGCAAGGGAAGCTTTTTAAAATCTCAGAAGGTTCTAAACGGGATCCTAAAGC GGAGGTAAATGCTTCATTTGCTGGGCTGTTGATGATGCTCAAGGGGGAATCCTCTCAATTCAAGAACTTTGAATTGGATCAAAGGCTGTTTCTCCTCATCAGGAAGCTATAG